One window from the genome of Aerosakkonema funiforme FACHB-1375 encodes:
- the rsmA gene encoding 16S rRNA (adenine(1518)-N(6)/adenine(1519)-N(6))-dimethyltransferase RsmA, with amino-acid sequence MPPQARKQFAQHWLKSDKALNQIVAAAEITNRDRILEIGPGTGILTRRLLPLAQAVVAVEIDRDLCELLAKQLGKRENFLLLQGDILTIDLAANLVNFANFQKPNKIVANIPYNITGPILENLLGTIANPNPEPYDLIVLLVQKEVAERLYAQPSSKAFGALSVRVQYIADCELICNVPARDFSPPPKVDSAVVRLRPHTRFAAQNPKHLDTIVKQGFAEKRKMLRNNLKSIVDRDRLTHLLEQLEINPQVRAEDLSVAQWVTLSNSLAPSP; translated from the coding sequence ATGCCGCCCCAAGCTCGCAAACAATTTGCTCAGCACTGGCTCAAAAGCGACAAAGCATTAAACCAAATCGTCGCCGCCGCAGAAATTACCAATCGCGATCGCATCCTGGAAATTGGCCCAGGCACAGGTATCCTGACGCGGCGCTTATTGCCATTAGCTCAAGCCGTCGTAGCGGTGGAAATCGATCGCGACTTGTGCGAGTTATTAGCCAAACAACTGGGAAAAAGAGAAAATTTTTTACTTTTGCAAGGCGATATTCTCACCATCGACTTAGCTGCTAATCTCGTTAACTTCGCCAATTTCCAAAAGCCGAATAAAATTGTTGCCAATATCCCCTACAATATTACCGGCCCAATTCTAGAAAACTTATTAGGTACAATTGCTAATCCCAATCCCGAACCTTACGATTTAATCGTGTTGCTAGTGCAAAAAGAAGTGGCAGAACGATTATATGCCCAACCTTCATCGAAAGCATTTGGAGCGTTGTCAGTGCGAGTTCAATATATAGCAGATTGCGAATTAATTTGCAATGTACCGGCCAGAGATTTTTCCCCACCGCCGAAGGTAGATTCTGCCGTAGTGCGATTGCGTCCCCACACCCGCTTTGCTGCCCAAAACCCCAAACACCTAGACACGATCGTGAAACAGGGCTTTGCCGAAAAACGTAAAATGTTGCGAAATAATTTGAAAAGTATAGTCGATCGCGATCGGCTGACCCACTTGCTGGAACAATTAGAAATAAACCCCCAAGTCCGTGCCGAAGACCTCAGTGTCGCCCAGTGGGTAACCCTGAGTAACTCCCTAGCCCCTAGCCCCTAG